Proteins from a genomic interval of Piscinibacter sp. HJYY11:
- a CDS encoding PP2C family serine/threonine-protein phosphatase, with amino-acid sequence MSNPPGYRLSAATGIHRGDRAYQQDQVEILPHHRIPGCALAVLADGMGGKSGGRKAADQVILTARQLFDRYSPNQDDPSELLKQLVLEAHLMIKLTAITAEEEPHSTVTAFLISPSRECDMIHAGDSRVYHFRGPDMVRRTIDHSFVQRLVDEGQITEDEANTHPQSNLLTGCLGTFQDPPLTLHHIDRLEIGDTMLACSDGLWHYFTPKELGAIVHTLPPREASEMLVSKARQRARGSGDNLSLALVRLDPLS; translated from the coding sequence ACCAGCAGGACCAGGTCGAAATCCTGCCCCATCACCGGATCCCCGGCTGCGCGCTGGCCGTGCTGGCCGACGGCATGGGCGGCAAGAGCGGAGGCCGCAAGGCCGCTGACCAGGTGATCCTCACCGCGCGCCAGCTCTTCGATCGCTACAGCCCCAACCAGGACGACCCGTCCGAGTTGCTGAAGCAGCTGGTGCTGGAAGCGCACCTGATGATCAAGCTGACCGCGATCACGGCCGAGGAAGAGCCGCACAGCACGGTCACCGCGTTCCTGATCAGCCCTTCTCGCGAGTGCGACATGATCCATGCGGGGGACTCCCGCGTGTACCACTTCCGCGGGCCCGACATGGTTCGCCGCACGATCGACCACTCGTTCGTGCAGCGCCTGGTCGATGAAGGCCAGATCACCGAAGACGAGGCCAACACCCACCCGCAGTCCAACCTGCTGACCGGGTGCCTGGGCACCTTCCAGGATCCGCCGCTTACCCTTCACCACATCGACCGCCTGGAAATCGGCGACACCATGCTCGCCTGCAGCGACGGCCTGTGGCACTACTTCACGCCCAAGGAACTGGGCGCGATCGTGCACACGCTGCCCCCGCGTGAAGCGAGCGAGATGCTGGTGAGCAAGGCCCGCCAGCGGGCCCGTGGATCGGGCGACAACCTGTCGCTGGCGCTCGTGCGCCTCGACCCGCTGAGCTGA
- a CDS encoding acyl-CoA dehydrogenase: MSYVAPVKDMLFCMKELAGLEEVAKLPGFEEAGMETAQAVLEESAKFNQDVLAPLNFEGDKNPSYWKDGQVFTTPGFKDAFRQLAEGGWQGLQHPTDFGGQGLPKTIGAACIEMLNSANMSFALCPLLTDGAIEALLTAGSPELQQTYLPNMISGKWTGTMNLTEPQAGSDLALVRTRAEPQPDGTYKIFGTKIFITYGEHDMAENIVHLVLARVAGAPEGVKGISLFVVPKFLVNADGSLGARNDAHCVSIEHKMGIKASPTAVLQFGDHGGAIGYLVGQENRGLEYMFIMMNAARYAVGIQGIAVAERAYQKAVAYAKERVQSRPVDGSINKSAPIIHHPDVKRMLMTMRAQIEGCRAMAITAGAAYDAAHAHPDAEVRKQNQAFYEFMVPLVKGFSTEMSLEVTSLGVQVHGGMGFIEETGAAQYYRDAKILTIYEGTTAIQANDLVGRKTARDGGQTAKAIAQQIAKTEAELAKRDGAAARAVHKRLSAARVAFEQVVDFVAGGTKGNPNAVFAGSVPYLMLAGNVMAGWQLGRALLAAESQLKAGEGDAAFLQAKVTTAQFYAEHILSRVPGQRDAIVEGADSVTALALESF; encoded by the coding sequence ATGAGCTACGTTGCCCCCGTGAAGGACATGCTGTTCTGCATGAAGGAGCTGGCAGGTCTGGAAGAAGTCGCGAAGTTGCCGGGCTTCGAAGAGGCTGGGATGGAGACCGCACAAGCGGTGCTCGAAGAATCGGCCAAGTTCAACCAGGACGTGCTCGCGCCCCTCAACTTCGAGGGCGACAAGAACCCGTCGTACTGGAAGGACGGCCAGGTCTTCACCACGCCGGGCTTCAAGGATGCGTTCCGCCAGCTCGCCGAGGGCGGCTGGCAAGGCCTGCAGCACCCGACCGACTTCGGCGGCCAGGGCCTGCCCAAGACCATCGGGGCAGCCTGCATCGAGATGCTCAACAGCGCCAACATGAGCTTCGCGCTGTGCCCGCTGCTCACCGACGGCGCGATCGAAGCGCTGCTCACCGCCGGCTCGCCCGAGCTGCAGCAGACCTACCTGCCCAACATGATCTCGGGCAAGTGGACCGGCACGATGAACCTCACCGAGCCGCAGGCCGGCTCCGACCTCGCGCTCGTGCGCACGCGCGCCGAGCCGCAGCCCGACGGCACCTACAAGATCTTCGGCACCAAGATCTTCATCACCTACGGTGAGCACGACATGGCCGAGAACATCGTCCACCTCGTGCTGGCGCGCGTGGCCGGTGCGCCGGAAGGCGTGAAGGGCATCAGCCTCTTCGTCGTGCCGAAGTTCCTGGTCAACGCCGATGGCTCGCTGGGCGCGCGCAACGATGCGCACTGCGTCAGCATCGAGCACAAGATGGGCATCAAGGCCAGCCCGACGGCGGTGCTGCAGTTCGGCGACCACGGCGGCGCGATCGGCTACCTCGTGGGCCAGGAGAACCGCGGCCTCGAGTACATGTTCATCATGATGAACGCCGCGCGCTACGCGGTGGGCATCCAGGGCATCGCAGTGGCCGAGCGGGCCTACCAGAAGGCAGTGGCCTATGCGAAAGAGCGCGTGCAGTCGCGCCCGGTCGATGGCTCCATCAACAAGAGCGCGCCCATCATTCACCACCCCGACGTGAAACGCATGCTGATGACGATGCGTGCGCAGATCGAAGGGTGCCGCGCGATGGCCATCACGGCCGGTGCGGCCTATGACGCGGCCCATGCGCACCCCGATGCCGAAGTGCGCAAGCAGAACCAGGCCTTCTACGAGTTCATGGTGCCGCTGGTGAAGGGCTTCAGCACCGAGATGAGTCTCGAGGTCACCAGCCTCGGCGTGCAGGTGCACGGTGGCATGGGCTTCATCGAGGAGACCGGCGCCGCGCAGTACTACCGCGACGCGAAGATCCTCACCATCTACGAAGGCACGACCGCGATCCAGGCGAACGACCTCGTCGGCCGCAAGACCGCGCGTGACGGCGGCCAGACCGCCAAGGCCATCGCGCAGCAGATCGCGAAGACCGAAGCCGAGCTGGCCAAGCGCGACGGCGCCGCCGCCCGCGCGGTGCACAAGCGCCTGAGCGCGGCCCGCGTGGCTTTCGAGCAGGTGGTCGACTTCGTGGCCGGTGGCACCAAGGGCAACCCGAACGCGGTGTTCGCCGGCTCGGTGCCCTACCTGATGCTTGCCGGCAATGTGATGGCGGGGTGGCAACTGGGCCGTGCGCTGCTGGCCGCTGAATCGCAGCTCAAGGCCGGCGAGGGCGATGCCGCTTTCCTGCAAGCTAAGGTGACGACGGCGCAGTTCTACGCCGAGCACATCCTGAGCCGTGTGCCGGGCCAGCGCGATGCGATCGTCGAGGGTGCCGACAGCGTCACGGCACTCGCCCTCGAATCCTTCTGA
- the zapE gene encoding cell division protein ZapE: MTGVRALYEQTLAERGYQPDPAQLRAIDALERCEREWADYKSRRSNAITKLVVKPPIPRGVYMHGGVGRGKSFLMDCFFNAVPLTRKTRLHFHEFMREVHRELAELKGTVNPLHELGKRIARRYRLICFDEFHVADVTDAMILHRLLESLFEHRVSIVTTSNFEPDGLYPNGLHRDRILPAIELLKEKMEVLSVDNGTDYRRRTLEQVKLYHTPLGPEADAAMSEAFTRLAESKDEPPVLHIEHRELQARRKAGGAVWFDFKQLCGGPRSQNDYLELATQFHTVLLSDVPQMSPRLASEARRFTWLVDVLYDRRVKLIMSAAVPPEQLYTEGPLAHEFPRTVSRLNEMQSTEFLSLAKRDVDTSLT; the protein is encoded by the coding sequence GTGACGGGCGTTCGAGCGCTCTACGAGCAGACGCTGGCCGAGCGGGGCTACCAGCCCGACCCGGCCCAGCTGCGCGCCATCGATGCGCTCGAACGCTGCGAGCGGGAGTGGGCGGACTACAAGTCCCGCCGCAGCAATGCGATCACCAAGCTGGTGGTCAAGCCGCCCATCCCGCGTGGCGTCTACATGCACGGCGGGGTGGGGCGGGGCAAGAGCTTCCTCATGGATTGCTTCTTCAACGCCGTGCCGCTCACCCGCAAGACCCGCCTGCACTTCCACGAGTTCATGCGCGAGGTGCACCGCGAGCTGGCTGAACTCAAGGGCACGGTCAACCCGCTGCATGAGCTGGGCAAGCGCATCGCGCGGCGCTATCGGCTCATCTGCTTCGACGAGTTCCACGTCGCCGACGTGACCGACGCGATGATCCTGCACCGTTTGCTCGAATCGCTGTTCGAGCACCGCGTGAGCATCGTCACCACTTCCAACTTCGAGCCCGACGGGCTGTACCCGAACGGCCTGCACCGTGACCGCATCCTGCCGGCGATCGAGCTGCTGAAGGAGAAGATGGAGGTGCTGAGCGTGGACAACGGCACCGACTACCGCCGTCGCACGCTTGAGCAGGTCAAGCTGTACCACACGCCGCTCGGGCCCGAAGCCGATGCCGCGATGAGCGAGGCCTTCACCCGCCTTGCCGAGAGCAAGGACGAGCCCCCGGTGCTGCACATCGAGCACCGCGAGTTGCAGGCCCGCCGCAAGGCGGGCGGGGCCGTGTGGTTCGACTTCAAGCAGCTCTGCGGTGGCCCGCGTTCGCAGAACGACTACCTCGAACTGGCAACGCAGTTCCACACGGTGCTGCTGTCAGATGTGCCGCAGATGTCGCCGCGGCTCGCCTCCGAGGCGCGGCGCTTCACGTGGCTGGTCGACGTGCTTTATGACCGTCGTGTGAAGCTCATCATGTCGGCCGCCGTGCCGCCCGAGCAGCTGTACACCGAAGGGCCGTTGGCGCACGAGTTCCCGCGCACCGTGTCGCGCCTCAACGAGATGCAGTCGACTGAATTCCTGTCGCTGGCAAAGCGGGACGTGGACACTTCGCTGACATGA
- the odhB gene encoding 2-oxoglutarate dehydrogenase complex dihydrolipoyllysine-residue succinyltransferase — protein sequence MAIVEVKVPQLSESVAEATLLQWKKKPGDAVAVDEILIEIETDKVVLEVPAPSAGVMGEIVKGDGSSVVSDEVIAKIDTDGKPGAAAPAAAAPAPAAVAPAPAAAAPAAGGSKGDVAMPAAAKLLADNNLAVSAVAGTGKDGRVTKGDVLGAIAGGAKPAAAAPVSAPVNAAVAKPLPAVTAPVAMNLGDRPEQRVPMSRLRARVAERLVQSQSTNAILTTFNEVNMAPVMEMRKKFQEKFEKEHGVKLGFMSFFVKAAVAALKRYPVVNASVDGNDIVYHGYFDIGIAVGSPRGLVVPILRNADQMTFAEIEKKIAEFGNKAKEGKLSLEELTGGTFSISNGGTFGSMLSTPIINPPQSAILGVHATKDRAVVENGQIVIRPMNYLAMSYDHRIIDGREAVLSLVAMKEALEDPARLLFDI from the coding sequence ATGGCAATCGTAGAAGTCAAGGTTCCGCAGCTTTCCGAATCCGTCGCCGAAGCGACGCTGCTGCAGTGGAAGAAGAAGCCCGGCGACGCCGTGGCCGTGGATGAAATCCTCATCGAGATCGAGACCGACAAGGTCGTGCTCGAAGTGCCGGCACCGTCGGCCGGCGTGATGGGTGAAATCGTCAAGGGTGATGGCTCCAGCGTCGTGAGCGACGAAGTCATCGCCAAGATCGACACCGATGGCAAGCCTGGTGCCGCTGCGCCTGCTGCGGCCGCGCCTGCGCCCGCTGCAGTAGCTCCCGCGCCGGCCGCGGCAGCGCCCGCCGCCGGCGGCAGCAAGGGCGACGTGGCCATGCCGGCCGCTGCCAAGCTGCTGGCTGACAACAACCTCGCGGTCAGCGCCGTCGCCGGCACCGGCAAGGACGGCCGTGTGACCAAGGGCGACGTGCTGGGCGCGATCGCCGGGGGTGCCAAGCCCGCGGCCGCCGCACCCGTGAGCGCACCGGTGAATGCCGCTGTCGCCAAGCCGCTGCCCGCCGTGACCGCACCTGTCGCGATGAATCTCGGCGACCGCCCCGAGCAGCGCGTGCCGATGAGCCGCCTGCGCGCGCGCGTGGCCGAGCGCCTGGTGCAGTCGCAATCGACCAACGCCATCCTCACCACGTTCAATGAAGTGAACATGGCCCCGGTGATGGAGATGCGCAAGAAGTTCCAGGAGAAGTTCGAGAAGGAGCACGGCGTGAAGCTGGGCTTCATGAGCTTCTTCGTGAAGGCGGCCGTGGCTGCGCTCAAGCGCTACCCGGTCGTCAACGCCTCGGTGGACGGCAACGACATCGTCTACCACGGCTACTTCGACATCGGCATCGCGGTCGGCTCGCCGCGCGGCCTGGTGGTGCCCATCCTGCGCAACGCCGACCAGATGACCTTCGCCGAGATCGAGAAGAAGATCGCCGAGTTCGGCAACAAGGCGAAGGAAGGCAAGCTGTCGCTCGAAGAGCTGACCGGCGGCACCTTCTCCATCTCGAACGGCGGCACCTTCGGCTCGATGCTGTCGACCCCGATCATCAACCCGCCTCAGTCGGCAATCCTGGGCGTGCACGCGACCAAGGACCGCGCCGTCGTCGAGAACGGCCAGATCGTCATCCGCCCGATGAACTACCTGGCGATGAGCTACGACCACCGCATCATCGACGGCCGCGAAGCCGTGCTGTCGCTCGTGGCGATGAAGGAAGCGCTGGAAGATCCGGCTCGCCTGCTGTTCGACATCTGA
- the lpdA gene encoding dihydrolipoyl dehydrogenase: MSKSFDVVVVGGGPGGYIAAIRAAQLGFNVACIDEWKNSKGGPAPGGTCTNVGCIPSKALLQSSEHFEHAGKHFADHGIGLSNLSIDVAKMLGRKDTVVKQNNDGILYLFKKNKVSFFHGRGSFVKAADVGYEIKVAGAAEESLTAKHVILATGSNPRALPGAAFDEENILSNDGALRIPSVPKKLGLIGAGVIGLEMGSVWRRLGAEVVVLEALPTFLGAVDEQIAKEANKAFVKQGLKIELGVKINEVKSGKKGVTVAYANAKGEAQTLEVDKLIVSIGRVPNTIGLNGEAVGLKLDERGAIVVDDDCKTNLPNVWAIGDVVRGPMLAHKAEEEGVAVAERIAGQHGHVNFNTIPWVIYTSPEIAWVGQTEQQLKASGRAYKAGTFPFTANGRARALGDTTGMVKFLADAKTDEILGVHIVGPMASELISEAVVAMEFKASAEDIARICHAHPSLSEATKEAALAVDKRTLNF, encoded by the coding sequence ATGAGCAAATCTTTTGACGTGGTCGTCGTCGGTGGCGGCCCCGGCGGCTACATCGCCGCCATTCGCGCCGCGCAGCTCGGCTTCAATGTCGCCTGCATCGACGAGTGGAAGAACAGCAAGGGCGGCCCCGCACCCGGCGGCACCTGCACGAACGTGGGCTGCATTCCCTCGAAGGCGCTGCTGCAATCGAGCGAGCACTTCGAGCATGCCGGCAAGCATTTCGCCGACCATGGCATCGGCCTGTCGAACCTGAGCATCGACGTCGCCAAGATGCTCGGCCGCAAAGACACCGTCGTGAAGCAGAACAACGACGGCATCCTGTACCTGTTCAAGAAGAACAAGGTGTCGTTCTTCCACGGCCGGGGCTCGTTCGTGAAGGCCGCCGATGTCGGCTACGAGATCAAGGTGGCGGGCGCGGCTGAAGAGAGCCTGACCGCCAAGCACGTGATCCTTGCCACGGGCTCCAATCCGCGTGCACTGCCGGGCGCGGCATTCGACGAAGAGAACATCCTCTCCAACGACGGCGCGCTGCGCATCCCCTCGGTGCCGAAGAAGCTGGGCCTCATCGGCGCCGGTGTGATTGGCCTCGAGATGGGCTCGGTGTGGCGTCGCCTCGGTGCCGAGGTGGTCGTGCTGGAAGCGCTGCCTACCTTCCTGGGTGCCGTCGACGAGCAGATTGCCAAGGAAGCGAACAAGGCCTTCGTCAAGCAAGGCTTGAAGATCGAACTGGGCGTGAAGATCAACGAGGTCAAGTCCGGCAAGAAGGGCGTGACCGTGGCGTATGCCAACGCCAAGGGCGAAGCGCAGACGCTGGAAGTCGACAAGCTCATCGTCTCAATCGGCCGTGTGCCGAACACCATCGGCCTGAACGGTGAGGCCGTGGGTCTGAAGCTCGACGAGCGTGGTGCCATCGTGGTCGACGACGACTGCAAGACCAACCTGCCCAACGTCTGGGCCATCGGCGACGTGGTGCGCGGCCCCATGCTCGCGCACAAGGCCGAGGAAGAAGGCGTGGCGGTGGCCGAGCGCATCGCCGGCCAGCATGGGCACGTGAACTTCAACACCATCCCGTGGGTGATCTACACCTCGCCGGAGATCGCGTGGGTGGGCCAGACCGAACAGCAGCTCAAGGCCTCTGGCCGTGCCTACAAGGCCGGCACCTTCCCCTTCACCGCCAATGGTCGCGCGCGGGCCCTGGGCGACACGACGGGCATGGTGAAGTTCCTGGCCGATGCCAAGACCGACGAGATTCTGGGTGTGCACATCGTGGGCCCGATGGCCTCCGAACTCATCTCGGAAGCGGTGGTGGCGATGGAGTTCAAGGCCTCGGCCGAAGACATCGCGCGCATCTGCCACGCGCACCCGTCGTTGAGCGAGGCCACCAAAGAAGCCGCGCTTGCGGTCGACAAGCGCACGCTGAACTTCTGA
- a CDS encoding nitronate monooxygenase family protein: MALPPILQNLPLPIIGSPLFIISNPKLVIEQCKAGVIGSMPALNARPAELLDEWLAEITETLAAYNKANPDKPAAPFAINQIVHKSNDRLEHDMQLCAKYKVPIVITSLGAREDVNQAVHGWGGVVLHDIINNKFAHKAIEKGADGLIAVAAGAGGHAGVKSPFALIQEIREWFDGPLALSGSIANGAAVLAAQAMGADFAYIGTAFIATEEARADERYKQSIVDGTSDDIVYSNLFTGVHGNYLAPSIRNAGLDPDNLPTSDASAMSFGSNRVKPWKDIWGSGQGIGAVKKVLPARELVQRLASEYAAARERLAAIA, from the coding sequence TTGGCCTTGCCACCCATCCTTCAGAACCTGCCGCTGCCCATCATCGGCTCGCCGCTGTTCATCATCAGCAATCCCAAGCTCGTGATCGAGCAGTGCAAGGCAGGCGTCATTGGCTCGATGCCCGCGCTCAATGCACGCCCTGCGGAGCTGCTGGACGAGTGGCTGGCAGAGATCACCGAGACACTCGCGGCCTACAACAAGGCCAACCCGGACAAGCCGGCCGCGCCGTTCGCCATCAACCAGATCGTGCACAAGAGCAACGACCGGCTCGAGCACGACATGCAGCTGTGCGCCAAGTACAAGGTGCCCATCGTCATCACCTCGCTGGGCGCGCGTGAGGACGTGAACCAGGCGGTGCACGGCTGGGGCGGCGTGGTGCTGCACGACATCATCAACAACAAGTTCGCGCACAAGGCGATCGAGAAGGGCGCCGATGGCCTGATCGCCGTGGCGGCCGGGGCTGGGGGGCATGCGGGTGTGAAGAGCCCGTTCGCGCTGATCCAGGAGATCCGCGAGTGGTTCGACGGTCCGCTGGCCTTGAGCGGCTCGATCGCCAACGGTGCCGCCGTGCTCGCGGCCCAAGCGATGGGCGCCGACTTCGCCTACATCGGCACGGCCTTCATCGCCACCGAAGAGGCGCGCGCCGACGAGCGCTACAAGCAGTCGATCGTCGACGGCACGTCCGACGACATCGTCTACAGCAACCTCTTCACCGGCGTGCACGGCAACTACCTGGCGCCGTCGATCCGCAACGCCGGCCTCGACCCCGACAACCTGCCGACGAGCGACGCCAGTGCCATGAGCTTCGGTTCCAACCGCGTGAAGCCGTGGAAAGACATCTGGGGTTCAGGGCAGGGGATCGGCGCGGTGAAGAAGGTGCTGCCGGCGCGTGAACTGGTGCAGCGTCTGGCCAGCGAATACGCCGCCGCCCGCGAGCGGCTCGCAGCGATCGCCTGA
- a CDS encoding 2-oxoglutarate dehydrogenase E1 component produces MMQEYRSNSYLFGGNAPYVEEMYEAYLDNPGSVPDNWRAYFDALQNVPATDGTEARDVAHAPVVESFAQRAKANAFAVKTSSTELAVARKQVHVQSLIAAYRSIGARWADLDPLKRQERPKIPELEPAFYDLSESDMDITFSATNTYFTTAEQQTLREILQALRETYCGSIGAEFMHITEPVEKRWWQQRLESIRSKPNFTADEKKNILEKLTAAEGLERYLHTKYVGQKRFSLEGGESFIASMDEVVQRSGVKGVQEIVIGMAHRGRLNVLVNTLGKMPKDLFAEFDHTAPENLPSGDVKYHQGFSSDVSTDGGPVHLSLSFNPSHLEIVNPVVEGSVKARLDRRGDKAGDTVLPVLVHGDAAFAGQGVVMETLALAQTRGYYTGGTLHIVINNQIGFTTSDPRDTRSTLYCTDVVKMIEAPVLHVNGDDPEAVVLCTQLALDYRQEFNKDVVVDIVCFRKLGHNEQDTPSLTQPLMYKKIGQHPGTRKLYGDKLVAQGVLPPEGPDDMVKAYRAAMDAGKHTVDPVLTNYKSKYAVDWSPFLNKKWTDSADTALPLTEIKRLAERITSIPVNFKPHPLVEKVLADRAAMGRGEINVDWGMAEHFAYASLVASGYPVRLSGEDCGRGTFTHRHAVLHDQNREKWDEGTWTPLQHIADNQAPFVVIDSLLSEEAVLGFEYGYASADPNTLVIWEAQFGDFVNGAQVVIDQFIASGEVKWGRANGLTLMLPHGYEGQGPEHSSARLERFMQLAADNNMQIVQPTTASQIFHLLRRQMVRMFRKPLVIMTPKSLLRAKDASSPLSEFTKGEFRTVIGPNHPEIDPQKVKRIIACSGKVAYDLMKKRDEKKSFDTVILRVEQLYPFPHKAFAAELKKFPNATEVVWCQDEPQNQGAWFFVQHYIHENMAEGQKLGYAGRPASASPAVGYSHLHQEQQKALLDQAFGKLKGFVLTK; encoded by the coding sequence ATGATGCAGGAATACAGGTCGAACTCGTACCTGTTCGGAGGCAATGCGCCCTACGTCGAAGAGATGTACGAGGCCTACCTCGACAACCCGGGCTCCGTGCCCGACAACTGGCGTGCGTACTTCGACGCCCTCCAGAACGTCCCTGCGACCGATGGCACCGAGGCCCGCGACGTGGCCCACGCGCCGGTGGTGGAATCATTCGCTCAACGCGCCAAGGCCAACGCCTTCGCCGTCAAGACGAGCAGCACCGAGCTGGCCGTCGCACGCAAGCAGGTCCACGTCCAGTCGCTGATCGCCGCCTACCGCTCGATCGGCGCCCGCTGGGCCGACCTCGACCCGCTCAAGCGCCAGGAGCGCCCCAAGATCCCCGAGCTGGAGCCGGCGTTCTACGACCTGAGCGAGTCCGACATGGACATCACGTTCAGCGCGACGAACACCTACTTCACCACCGCCGAGCAGCAGACGCTGCGCGAGATCCTCCAGGCGCTGCGTGAAACCTATTGCGGCAGCATCGGCGCCGAGTTCATGCACATCACCGAGCCGGTGGAAAAGCGCTGGTGGCAGCAGAGGCTCGAGTCGATCCGCTCGAAGCCGAACTTCACGGCCGACGAGAAGAAGAACATCCTCGAGAAGCTCACGGCCGCCGAAGGCCTGGAGCGTTACCTCCACACCAAGTACGTCGGTCAGAAGCGCTTCTCGCTGGAAGGCGGCGAGAGCTTCATCGCCTCGATGGACGAAGTGGTGCAGCGCTCGGGCGTCAAGGGCGTGCAGGAGATCGTGATCGGCATGGCCCACCGCGGCCGCCTGAACGTGCTGGTCAACACCCTGGGCAAGATGCCCAAGGACTTGTTCGCCGAGTTCGACCACACCGCGCCGGAAAACCTGCCCTCGGGTGACGTGAAGTACCACCAGGGCTTCTCGAGCGACGTGTCGACCGACGGTGGCCCGGTGCACCTGAGCCTCTCGTTCAACCCCTCGCACCTGGAAATCGTGAACCCGGTGGTCGAAGGCTCGGTCAAGGCCCGCCTCGACCGCCGCGGCGACAAGGCCGGCGACACCGTGCTGCCCGTGCTGGTGCACGGCGACGCGGCCTTCGCCGGCCAGGGCGTGGTGATGGAAACGCTGGCGCTCGCGCAGACCCGCGGCTACTACACCGGCGGCACGCTGCACATCGTCATCAACAACCAGATTGGCTTCACCACCAGCGACCCGCGCGACACGCGCTCCACGCTGTATTGCACCGACGTCGTCAAGATGATCGAGGCCCCGGTGCTGCACGTGAACGGCGACGACCCCGAAGCCGTGGTGCTGTGCACCCAGCTCGCGCTCGACTACCGCCAGGAGTTCAACAAGGACGTCGTCGTCGACATCGTCTGCTTCCGCAAGCTGGGCCACAACGAGCAGGACACCCCCTCGCTCACCCAGCCGCTGATGTACAAGAAGATCGGCCAGCACCCCGGCACCCGCAAGCTCTACGGCGACAAGCTCGTCGCCCAGGGTGTGCTGCCGCCCGAGGGGCCGGACGACATGGTCAAGGCCTATCGCGCCGCGATGGACGCCGGCAAGCACACGGTCGACCCGGTGCTCACCAACTACAAGAGCAAGTACGCCGTCGACTGGTCGCCCTTCCTCAACAAGAAGTGGACCGACTCGGCCGACACCGCGCTGCCGCTCACCGAGATCAAGCGTCTTGCCGAGCGCATCACCTCGATCCCGGTCAACTTCAAGCCGCACCCGCTGGTCGAGAAGGTGCTCGCCGACCGTGCCGCGATGGGCCGCGGCGAGATCAACGTCGACTGGGGCATGGCCGAACACTTCGCCTACGCCTCCCTCGTGGCGAGCGGCTACCCCGTGCGCCTGTCGGGCGAAGACTGCGGCCGTGGCACGTTCACGCACCGCCATGCCGTGCTGCACGACCAGAACCGCGAGAAGTGGGACGAAGGCACCTGGACGCCGCTGCAGCACATCGCCGACAACCAGGCTCCGTTCGTCGTCATCGACTCGCTGCTGTCGGAAGAAGCCGTGCTCGGCTTCGAATACGGCTATGCGTCTGCCGACCCCAACACCCTCGTGATCTGGGAAGCGCAGTTCGGTGACTTCGTGAACGGTGCGCAGGTCGTGATCGACCAGTTCATCGCGTCCGGCGAAGTGAAATGGGGCCGTGCCAACGGCCTCACGCTGATGCTGCCGCACGGCTACGAGGGCCAAGGCCCCGAGCACTCGTCCGCCCGTCTCGAGCGTTTCATGCAGCTGGCGGCCGACAACAACATGCAGATCGTGCAGCCGACCACGGCCAGCCAGATCTTCCACCTGCTTCGCCGGCAGATGGTGCGCATGTTCCGCAAGCCCCTCGTGATCATGACGCCCAAGTCGCTCCTGCGCGCCAAGGATGCGTCGTCGCCGCTGAGCGAATTCACCAAGGGTGAATTCCGCACCGTCATCGGGCCGAACCACCCGGAGATCGACCCGCAGAAGGTCAAGCGCATCATCGCCTGCTCGGGCAAGGTCGCCTACGACCTGATGAAGAAGCGCGACGAGAAGAAGTCCTTCGACACCGTGATCCTGCGCGTGGAGCAGCTGTACCCGTTCCCGCACAAGGCCTTCGCCGCCGAGCTGAAGAAGTTCCCGAACGCGACCGAGGTGGTGTGGTGCCAGGACGAGCCACAGAACCAGGGCGCCTGGTTCTTCGTGCAGCACTACATCCACGAGAACATGGCCGAAGGCCAGAAGCTTGGTTACGCCGGCCGCCCGGCCTCGGCCTCGCCGGCCGTGGGCTACTCGCACCTGCACCAGGAACAGCAGAAGGCGCTGCTGGATCAGGCATTCGGCAAGCTCAAGGGCTTCGTCCTCACGAAATAA